The following nucleotide sequence is from Populus nigra chromosome 15, ddPopNigr1.1, whole genome shotgun sequence.
GTTGTCTGTCTTGCCAGGCTTCAACTTATCGCTGAATCTTTGTCTTCAATTAAGAAATCTGCCGCCAGATCTTCCATTCGTAGTCACCAGGTCTTATTGTGTCCTTTACTCTAGTATGTCTTTTCAAGAGTGCAAGGAAAATGGAGAAACCAAGGGGCAATTTCTGTGGGAAAATGGACCTTTGGACACTGACAACTTGAttcaaatgaatgaaaaattgtTTCACCATGTAACAGAGTGTACAAAGAAGACTAGTAACAGTAAACGTGGCAGGGAAAAAGACATTGATTCTGATGAGATTATTACTGGATTTGTGTGTTTTGATCTAATCGATGCAAGGAAAGGGTTTTCAAATTGCCTTCTTGATGTTTCTCATTTTCCAGAAGGATCTTATAGAATCAAATGGCAGAGCTGTTGTATTGACAGTCAAGGTTCCTATTGGAGCCTCCTTCCATTAAATACAGGACCAGTGTTTACAGTACAGAAGCCCACTGCTGTATAATTATCCACAAGTCGTTTTGACAATGATTAAAACACATTTATAGACCTGCCGACTTGGTTGCCATGCATGGATCACAATGAAAGGTGTTGCATACAGGTCAACAATGAGAAGCCAAGTACCATAGACAGGAAAAGAGGAGCTTGGTCTTGGCATCGCTGGAACTATGTGATGAGATGAATTTCATGTTTCCTGTAAAGGTGAACCTTGAGGAGCAGTCTCAAGTCAAGTGCCATAGCTACCTCAGAGATTTCGTGGGGATTCTCCATTATGTTTAAATATGGTGCTAACTCTGCTTATTTTATGtggttgcttgcttgcttgtaAATTTGTAGACATTTCAACATCTTTAATGGGTTACTCTGTTTTTGTGGAGAGGAGCCACATCAAATATCTTCCAGTTCTTGGCTATGATTTGGCACAACATGTTATTAACTACTCGTATCAGGTAGTTTTGCAGAAGCCCTGTCCTTTAGttatttttctgaattttgtattgttatcctttatatttgaaatttgcATAGGATTGTGAATGTGATTCAATCAGTCAATTTGGATTCTGTTCTCCACTTTTACTGTTTGAAGGGGCGGGTGGGTGAGGGCCTTATTATGTCATTTTTATAGCATAAAAACCATAGATTGAATAATTTGGATTCGCATTTGCATTTTTAGGCAGTTCCTCTGTGAACACCTTATGAAACTTTAAAGCAGTGACTCGCTGCCACATACtgcaataaacaaaaatatcaaatttcaacCATCCTCTGCAACAACAGTGCCAAGCCATTACATGTTTGATGCGTCTAGGTAAGGAGAACCATGCTTCCCTGCTCAAAGAAAGTAACTATGTAATTCTTACCCGGAGGTTGTGTTCCCTGCAAAGAATTTAAGAATTATCTTCGGTTTGTAAGATCGTTGgataataaattcttaacaagGTTGATTGCTCTGTTCTAGGCATCTGGTTTTCTAGCGGACAATGGATTCGATGCAGGTTCAGTGATTGTCAGAACAGTGATTGCTCTTTTCGTGGAGATTTTGGGTTACAGAACCATTGGGGTTCAAGGTGTTAAGCTTCTGAATAGCAAAGAAATTCATTCAGCATTTGGGAGATAACTGCTGCAGATGTTTGTACTCCTGGCaggagatgaaatttgttcatAGGAGAAAATCTTTAATTTAGAACTCAAGCTCATAGTCCTTCATGCTTGGAAGATCAGAACACTTTGGGAACTATTAGTTAGCTGTGTGAAATTGATGACAGTTGTAATTTTGTGTGATTGTTTGATTGTAAGATTACTAGATGCGCAACTGGAATGCTGTAGAAATGCTTTTGCCATGTAGAGAAGGCGAGAAAGtagggtgagcaaaaaaaaattgaaaaactgattaaatcaagaaaaaaaaattaattagaaaaattgaattgagaaaaaaatttgaattaacctattagaaaataataaatataaactttTCTTCTAACTCTAGAGGCCAGGGCACACCCAGCTGCCCCACTCCCTCAAGTTTTCTCAGTCTCAGTTCTCGCATCCCTCCTCTGGTTTCTATGTTTTCTTGTCTTCTCCAGTTTTAAGGTTCAAAGTCTCCAGAAAAAACAAAGGTATCTAGCAATCTTCTAAGTtatatctttctttattttgctCAATTCAATTTCTATATCTCCATTTCCTGTTTGGCAAATCTCAACACGGGAACGCTTTGTTTAAAGCCATGGAACCTATCAAATTGAAGCTATCAAGCTCATCTTCCATGGCCATCCACTATGCTAGTCTGGTCACTCTTCCTTTCTACTagtgttttaattatttatctagCATATGTATATAAATGGGTACACTATTTCAATAGATCACATTCATTCACGTAGTTTCTTTACATTACAATAGCAACAAAGTCTGTTAAAAAAGCATATGATACATTATTATTGGATGCTGGTGGAACCCTTCTGCAATTGACAAAAGCCTATTGAAGAAACTTGCGCTTCCATCAgaagaaaatatgttttttttcttctttttatgctATTACTCCTATTATTTACGTTGGGGATAATATGCTATTTATGGATTAGAATGAAGTGATTCGGAGCAGGGGATTCAACACTCAATAGTTTGATAAAATCGGTTTTTCCCGGTTCTTTACTTCAATTAACCCAAAGGAGCGAAATTGatggtttgaaccagttttggtttttaatttaaaaataaaattttttggttgggttattttttagggtaaaaaccaaaccaaaaatgcTCGAGAAAGTCACTGCAGTGGCTTTGCTAATATATTGAGAAATCTTTTACGCACAGAATGCAACGGCTACGCAGCTCTGTTTCCATTTTCCATTCACAGCTTATCTTGCACTTGTCTGTGTAGTTCGTGCATGATATCCAGGACCTTCCCTGTTCTGGCTGATGTAGTTCATTACTAAAACTCCTCAGAGCAATAGTGTCCTTATTTCTTACAGCAGTCTTCATGGAATCAGAAAAACTACTTCGTCCTGCAAAGTGCGAAGAGTTTACTCCACTTATCTAGTATGTTTGTTGTGAAACTCGGGTCATATGGACAAGGGACAACGCAAAAGTACTTTATTTCAATAGAAAACCCACAAACAAGCTTGTAAAGCATCCAAAATCATGACAATAGATTCTTCTGTTGCCACTGGATTGATTACTTTCTTTGCTAAAGAGTCCCTTCAATATTACAATTTTTCTGCAGCCTGCGAAACAATCCTTCATAAATTGCATCCCCACATTGTCCTACAAAAGCCACTACATTTTCCATTCGCAGCAAATGGAAGATATGGACACCAAACTGGACATGATTTCTAATTGTGactttctattaaaaaaacaagggtaGAATTAAGGTTTAACAACAGAAGGTATGGGAGCTGAGACGTGGGGTTTTCCATCTTGATGGGCTACTCTAATCGTCGATGAGCTTGGGTTTGTTTCTGTGTTGTTCGGACGATGTATACGAACAGGGGTTTGAGTTGCTCCTGTGATGTTCGCTTCCATCCGTCGGACAGGAGCGACTCTAAATACACGAACAGGGGTCCAAGTTGCTCCTACGATGTTTGCTTCCATAGGtcgaggtggaggtggaggtgatGGACGTGGAGGAGGTGGACGTGGAGCGATATGAAATTCACGAACAGGGGTCGGAATTGCTCCTACGATGTTTGCTTCCATACGTGGAGGTGGAGGGGGTGGACGTGGTGGAGGTGGAGGGAGTGAATGGCCTTTAGAGTTGGAAACTGAGAGAATAGGTCCAACGTAGAATATAGGTGCCGAGGCAAAGGGTTTGTCATCTTGTTTTGCTTCTTTTGTCAAAGGGTTAGGAGCTTCCCTTGGGATTTTCGCTTCTGCTGGAGGGGGTTGAGGGCCATTGAATGTTGAGAGAAGGGAAGGAGGTTCCCCTTTAATGGAAGAAACATGGGCCGAGGTGGGTGTGTCTCCATCTTGGTTTGTGATTCCAATTTCATTGACAATTGAAGCTGTCCCATTGATCTCCTGTATAGTCTCCTTTTCATGTTCATCGATAGCAGAAGCTTTAggatttatatttcttttcttagcaCTGTCGAATTCTGTCCAAGCAAACTCAACCAAAGCCCTTAGCTTACTAATAGTTTTATCTCTTAGAAGCAGCTGGTCTTTAAGGCGAACCGTTTCCTTGTCCTTTTGAGCTAACATGCCCTTAAGGGTCTGTATTTCCTCTTCTCTATGAAGTGCCTGCATCTTTAGGGAACTCGTTTCTTCCAGAAGTTCTCGGTACTTCTCGTAAGGAACATGGTTAGGTCTACTTATTTGCCCATCAACCTCCTGCAATTCAGAGTACGTAATTGAAACAAGCATGCATATGACGAAATTATTAACgaggaaatatatatatgtcttcAGTTCACCAGCTGCAAACAAACTCTTACCATTGTATTGCTTCTTGTGAATACTTTTGCAGCTCAGCTCAGCTATGCGCACAGCTCTCTATTTTTAGACGAAAGGCAGATACTTACCCAATAACATCTCCAACAACAAAGGACTAACTGCAAAAATACAGGTCAAGTTTTACATATTCATACTCTAAAGCAATA
It contains:
- the LOC133674939 gene encoding pollen-specific leucine-rich repeat extensin-like protein 1, with amino-acid sequence MEVDGQISRPNHVPYEKYRELLEETSSLKMQALHREEEIQTLKGMLAQKDKETVRLKDQLLLRDKTISKLRALVEFAWTEFDSAKKRNINPKASAIDEHEKETIQEINGTASIVNEIGITNQDGDTPTSAHVSSIKGEPPSLLSTFNGPQPPPAEAKIPREAPNPLTKEAKQDDKPFASAPIFYVGPILSVSNSKGHSLPPPPPRPPPPPPRMEANIVGAIPTPVREFHIAPRPPPPRPSPPPPPRPMEANIVGATWTPVRVFRVAPVRRMEANITGATQTPVRIHRPNNTETNPSSSTIRVAHQDGKPHVSAPIPSVVKP